The nucleotide sequence GCCCGGCGCGCACAGATGCCGAACGCTCGCCAGCATATCAGGAATGGCGGCGAAGGCGCGAGTGACGACCGTGTTGAAAGGCGCCGCCGGCCGATACTTTTCCGCCGCGCTCTGGACGATCTCCACGTTGGCGATTCCAAGATCGTGAACCGCCTGCGTCACAAAGCGGATCTTCTTCGAGTTGCTGTCGAGGAGCGTGAAGGCCACATCCGGCCGCGCGAGCGCGAGCGGGATGCCCGGCAGCCCGGCGCCGGTGCCGACGTCGATCACGCGCGGACCCCGCAGATGCGACAGCACCGACAGGCTATCGAGGACGTGGCGGCCGACCATCTGCTCGATCTCGCGCACGGCGGTGAGATTGTAGGCGGCGTTCCAGCGCTCGAGGATCTCGAGGAACGCCGCCAGCCGCGCCGGCGCCGACGGCGCGAGCGTCAGCCCCATCGCCGCAAGGCCCTGGCTCAGCTTCCTTTCCAGGTTCATCCGGCAACCGCTCAGGCGCTGCGGCGCTTTAGATGGATGAGCAGCAGCGAGATCGCCGCCGGCGTGACGCCCGAGATGCGGGCCGCCTGGCCGAGCGTTGCCGGACGGTGCTGCGCGAGCTTCTGCCGGACCTCTGCCGAGAGACCATGCACGCCCTGGAAATCGAGATCGCTTGGCAGCCGGGTATCCTCGTGGCGCATGCCGCGCTCGATCTCTTCGCGTGCCCGCTCGATGTAGCCGGCGTACTTCGCCTGGATCTCGAGCTGACTCGCGATTTCGGGATCGTCGATGCCGGGACCTGCGCCGGCGACGCGAATCAGATCCGCATAGCGCACCTCGGGCCGGCGCAAGAGCTCGAGCGCGGTCGCTTCGCGAGCGAGCGGGCCCCCGAGCGCCGCGCGCGCCTCGTCCTCGCTCAGCATTCCCGGGCGAACTCGCGTCGCCGCGAGACGCGACTGCTCACGCGCGATCGCGTCGCGTTTTGCTTCGAAACGCGCGAACCGCGCGTCGTCGACGAGACCGAGACGCCGCGCGACCGGGGTAAGACGCAGATCCGCGTTGTCCTCCCGCAGCAGCAATCGATGTTCGGCGCGCGAGGTGAACATGCGATACGGCTCGGTGACGCCGCGCGTGACGAGGTCGTCGATCAGCACCCCGAGGTACGCCTCGTCGCGGCGCGGCCACCACGGTTCGTGGTCGTCGAGCGAGCGCGCTGCGTTGATGCCTGCGATCAATCCCTGCGCCGCCGCTTCCTCGTACCCCGTGGTGCCGTTGATCTGCCCGGCGAAGTACAGGCCGGCGATGCACCGGGTCTCGAGCGAGGGCCTGAGGGCGCGGGGATCGAAATAGTCGTACTCGATCGCGTAGCCGGGCCGGGTCAGGACGGCCCGCTCGAAACCCGCGATCGAGCGCACCAGATCCCATTGCACGTCGAAGGGCAGGCTCGTGGAGATGCCGTTCGGATACACCTCGTACGTGTCGAGTCCCTCCGGCTCGACGAAGATCTGGTGACGTTCACGATCCGCGAAACGCACCACCTTGTCCTCC is from Sulfurifustis variabilis and encodes:
- the rsmG gene encoding 16S rRNA (guanine(527)-N(7))-methyltransferase RsmG is translated as MNLERKLSQGLAAMGLTLAPSAPARLAAFLEILERWNAAYNLTAVREIEQMVGRHVLDSLSVLSHLRGPRVIDVGTGAGLPGIPLALARPDVAFTLLDSNSKKIRFVTQAVHDLGIANVEIVQSAAEKYRPAAPFNTVVTRAFAAIPDMLASVRHLCAPGGAVLAMKGVYPQEEIAAVGTGFRVREVVELSVPGLDAARHLVILEPTPDGQTA
- the mnmG gene encoding tRNA uridine-5-carboxymethylaminomethyl(34) synthesis enzyme MnmG, whose amino-acid sequence is MLHPESYDVIVIGGGHAGTEAAAAAARAGARTLLLTQNVETIGQMSCNPAIGGIGKGHLVKEIDALGGVMARAADRAGIQFRVLNSRKGPAVRATRAQADRSLYKSAVRALLQGIPRLTIFQQAVDDLVVERDRIAGVVTQMGVRFRARAVVLTTGTFLGGRIHIGLSNYEGGRAGDPPANALAARLRDLGLPVGRLKTGTPPRLDGRTLDYSAMTAQPGDEPVPVFSFLGDPHEHPRQVPCHITYTNGRTHDLIRSALDRSPMYAGVIEGVGPRYCPSVEDKVVRFADRERHQIFVEPEGLDTYEVYPNGISTSLPFDVQWDLVRSIAGFERAVLTRPGYAIEYDYFDPRALRPSLETRCIAGLYFAGQINGTTGYEEAAAQGLIAGINAARSLDDHEPWWPRRDEAYLGVLIDDLVTRGVTEPYRMFTSRAEHRLLLREDNADLRLTPVARRLGLVDDARFARFEAKRDAIAREQSRLAATRVRPGMLSEDEARAALGGPLAREATALELLRRPEVRYADLIRVAGAGPGIDDPEIASQLEIQAKYAGYIERAREEIERGMRHEDTRLPSDLDFQGVHGLSAEVRQKLAQHRPATLGQAARISGVTPAAISLLLIHLKRRSA